One window of the Felis catus isolate Fca126 chromosome E3, F.catus_Fca126_mat1.0, whole genome shotgun sequence genome contains the following:
- the AGFG2 gene encoding arf-GAP domain and FG repeat-containing protein 2 isoform X1, with protein sequence MVMAAKKGPGPGGGVSGGKAEAEAASEVWCRRVRELGGCSQAGNRHCFECAQRGVTYVDITVGSFVCTTCSGLLRGLNPPHRVKSISMTTFTEPEVVFLQSRGNEVCRKIWLGLFDARTSLIPDSRDPQKVKEFLQEKYEKKRWYVPPDQVKGPAYTKGSASTPIQGSVPEGKPLRTLLGDPVPSLSAAASTSSQSVSQSQPRTSQPRSSQPPAHSSVKKASTDLLADIGGDPFAAPQVAPAFAAFPAFGGQTPSHGGFANFDAFGSSPASSAFGSIPPAGQGPFQAQPTPTASRMLTGSYSFGSSHVTPFGASPLAPASQPNSLADMGSLLGPGVPAGGVPSSIFGVAGQVPTLQSATAGGSSGTGLAFGASTNPFTAPAAHPQLPPTNPFQPDGLAAGPSFGMSSAGPGFPQTVPPTRAFVSTFPPPLFPPQTSMTQQQNGSSFSDLGSAKLGQRQLSQPSGTSTNPFMTGSSSSPFASKPPTTNPFL encoded by the exons ATGGTGATGGCGGCGAAGAAGGGTCCAGGCCCGGGTGGCGGGGTCAGCGGGGGAAAGGCGGAAGCGGAGGCGGCCTCGGAGGTGTGGTGTCGCCGGGTGCGGGAACTGGGCGGCTGCAGCCAGGCCGGGAACCGCCACTGCTTCGAGTGCGCCCAGCGCGGGGTCACCTACGTGGATATCACCGTGGGCAGCTTCGTCTGCACCACCTGCTCAGGCCTCCT GAGAGGCCTGAACCCCCCTCACCGAGTCAAGTCCATCTCCATGACAACTTTCACTGAGCCTGAAGTAGTATTCCTGCAATCCCGTGGAAATGAG GTATGCAGGAAGATTTGGCTGGGTCTTTTTGATGCTCGGACGTCATTAATACCAGACTCCAGGGATCCTCAGAAGGTGAAGGAGTTTCTCCAGGAAAAATATGAGAAGAAGAGATG GTATGTCCCCCCAGACCAAGTCAAGGGGCCCGCTTATACCAAAGGCAGTGCCTCCACCCCCATCCAGGGCTCCGTCCCAGAAGGGAAGCCCCTGCGGACTCTTCTAGGGGATCCCGTgccatctctctctgctgctgcctcCACCTCTAGCCAG TCTGTCAGTCAGTCTCAGCCTCGGACGTCCCAGCCCCGGAGCTCCCAGCCACCTGCCCACTCCTCAGTCAAGAAAGCCAGTACTGACCTGCTGGCTGACATAGGTGGAGACCCCTTTGCTGCTCCCCAGGTGGCAccagcttttgctgcattcccAGCCTTTGGGG GCCAGACACCTTCCCACGGAGGCTTTGCCAACTTTGATGCCTTTGGCAGTAGCCCTGCCTCTTCTGCATTTGGAAGCATTCCTCCAGCTGGCCAAGGCCCGTTCCAGGCCCAGCCAACACCCACAG CCAGTCGGATGCTAACTGGAAGTTACAGCTTTG GGAGCAGCCACGTGACTCCATTTGGTGCCTCTCCTCTAGCACCTGCCAGTCAGCCCAACAGCCTCGCAGATATGGGCAGCCTCCTGGGGCCCGGAGTGCCAGCTGGAGGTGTCCCTAGCAG CATCTTCGGGGTGGCCGGCCAGGTCCCCACGCTCCAGTCGGCCACAGCTGGTGGAAGCAGCGGCACAGGGCTTGCCTTTGGAG CCTCCACCAACCCTTTCACAGCGCCTGCTGCTCACCCCCAGCTGCCTCCCACCAACCCGTTCCAGCCCGATGGCCTGGCCGCAG GGCCCAGCTTTGGGATGAGCAGTGCTGGGCCTGGCTTCCCCCAGACAGTGCCACCCACCAGGGCCTTTGTCAGCACCTTCCCACCACCGCTGTTCCCCCCACAGACCTCGATGACTCAGCAACAGAATG GCTCTTCCTTCAGTGACTTAGGATCAGCCAAACTGGGGCAGAGGCAACTCAGCCAGCCATCTGGGACATCCACCAACCCCTTCATG ACTGGATCCTCATCAAGCCCGTTTGCCTCCAAACCTCCAACCACCAACCCATTTTTGTAG
- the AGFG2 gene encoding arf-GAP domain and FG repeat-containing protein 2 isoform X2, which produces MVMAAKKGPGPGGGVSGGKAEAEAASEVWCRRVRELGGCSQAGNRHCFECAQRGVTYVDITVGSFVCTTCSGLLRGLNPPHRVKSISMTTFTEPEVVFLQSRGNEVCRKIWLGLFDARTSLIPDSRDPQKVKEFLQEKYEKKRWYVPPDQVKGPAYTKGSASTPIQGSVPEGKPLRTLLGDPVPSLSAAASTSSQSVSQSQPRTSQPRSSQPPAHSSVKKASTDLLADIGGDPFAAPQVAPAFAAFPAFGGQTPSHGGFANFDAFGSSPASSAFGSIPPAGQGPFQAQPTPTASRMLTGSYSFGSSHVTPFGASPLAPASQPNSLADMGSLLGPGVPAGGVPSSIFGVAGQVPTLQSATAGGSSGTGLAFGAPAAHPQLPPTNPFQPDGLAAGPSFGMSSAGPGFPQTVPPTRAFVSTFPPPLFPPQTSMTQQQNGSSFSDLGSAKLGQRQLSQPSGTSTNPFMTGSSSSPFASKPPTTNPFL; this is translated from the exons ATGGTGATGGCGGCGAAGAAGGGTCCAGGCCCGGGTGGCGGGGTCAGCGGGGGAAAGGCGGAAGCGGAGGCGGCCTCGGAGGTGTGGTGTCGCCGGGTGCGGGAACTGGGCGGCTGCAGCCAGGCCGGGAACCGCCACTGCTTCGAGTGCGCCCAGCGCGGGGTCACCTACGTGGATATCACCGTGGGCAGCTTCGTCTGCACCACCTGCTCAGGCCTCCT GAGAGGCCTGAACCCCCCTCACCGAGTCAAGTCCATCTCCATGACAACTTTCACTGAGCCTGAAGTAGTATTCCTGCAATCCCGTGGAAATGAG GTATGCAGGAAGATTTGGCTGGGTCTTTTTGATGCTCGGACGTCATTAATACCAGACTCCAGGGATCCTCAGAAGGTGAAGGAGTTTCTCCAGGAAAAATATGAGAAGAAGAGATG GTATGTCCCCCCAGACCAAGTCAAGGGGCCCGCTTATACCAAAGGCAGTGCCTCCACCCCCATCCAGGGCTCCGTCCCAGAAGGGAAGCCCCTGCGGACTCTTCTAGGGGATCCCGTgccatctctctctgctgctgcctcCACCTCTAGCCAG TCTGTCAGTCAGTCTCAGCCTCGGACGTCCCAGCCCCGGAGCTCCCAGCCACCTGCCCACTCCTCAGTCAAGAAAGCCAGTACTGACCTGCTGGCTGACATAGGTGGAGACCCCTTTGCTGCTCCCCAGGTGGCAccagcttttgctgcattcccAGCCTTTGGGG GCCAGACACCTTCCCACGGAGGCTTTGCCAACTTTGATGCCTTTGGCAGTAGCCCTGCCTCTTCTGCATTTGGAAGCATTCCTCCAGCTGGCCAAGGCCCGTTCCAGGCCCAGCCAACACCCACAG CCAGTCGGATGCTAACTGGAAGTTACAGCTTTG GGAGCAGCCACGTGACTCCATTTGGTGCCTCTCCTCTAGCACCTGCCAGTCAGCCCAACAGCCTCGCAGATATGGGCAGCCTCCTGGGGCCCGGAGTGCCAGCTGGAGGTGTCCCTAGCAG CATCTTCGGGGTGGCCGGCCAGGTCCCCACGCTCCAGTCGGCCACAGCTGGTGGAAGCAGCGGCACAGGGCTTGCCTTTGGAG CGCCTGCTGCTCACCCCCAGCTGCCTCCCACCAACCCGTTCCAGCCCGATGGCCTGGCCGCAG GGCCCAGCTTTGGGATGAGCAGTGCTGGGCCTGGCTTCCCCCAGACAGTGCCACCCACCAGGGCCTTTGTCAGCACCTTCCCACCACCGCTGTTCCCCCCACAGACCTCGATGACTCAGCAACAGAATG GCTCTTCCTTCAGTGACTTAGGATCAGCCAAACTGGGGCAGAGGCAACTCAGCCAGCCATCTGGGACATCCACCAACCCCTTCATG ACTGGATCCTCATCAAGCCCGTTTGCCTCCAAACCTCCAACCACCAACCCATTTTTGTAG
- the AGFG2 gene encoding arf-GAP domain and FG repeat-containing protein 2 isoform X3, whose product MVMAAKKGPGPGGGVSGGKAEAEAASEVWCRRVRELGGCSQAGNRHCFECAQRGVTYVDITVGSFVCTTCSGLLRGLNPPHRVKSISMTTFTEPEVVFLQSRGNEVCRKIWLGLFDARTSLIPDSRDPQKVKEFLQEKYEKKRWYVPPDQVKGPAYTKGSASTPIQGSVPEGKPLRTLLGDPVPSLSAAASTSSQSVSQSQPRTSQPRSSQPPAHSSVKKASTDLLADIGGDPFAAPQVAPAFAAFPAFGGQTPSHGGFANFDAFGSSPASSAFGSIPPAGQGPFQAQPTPTGSSHVTPFGASPLAPASQPNSLADMGSLLGPGVPAGGVPSSIFGVAGQVPTLQSATAGGSSGTGLAFGASTNPFTAPAAHPQLPPTNPFQPDGLAAGPSFGMSSAGPGFPQTVPPTRAFVSTFPPPLFPPQTSMTQQQNGSSFSDLGSAKLGQRQLSQPSGTSTNPFMTGSSSSPFASKPPTTNPFL is encoded by the exons ATGGTGATGGCGGCGAAGAAGGGTCCAGGCCCGGGTGGCGGGGTCAGCGGGGGAAAGGCGGAAGCGGAGGCGGCCTCGGAGGTGTGGTGTCGCCGGGTGCGGGAACTGGGCGGCTGCAGCCAGGCCGGGAACCGCCACTGCTTCGAGTGCGCCCAGCGCGGGGTCACCTACGTGGATATCACCGTGGGCAGCTTCGTCTGCACCACCTGCTCAGGCCTCCT GAGAGGCCTGAACCCCCCTCACCGAGTCAAGTCCATCTCCATGACAACTTTCACTGAGCCTGAAGTAGTATTCCTGCAATCCCGTGGAAATGAG GTATGCAGGAAGATTTGGCTGGGTCTTTTTGATGCTCGGACGTCATTAATACCAGACTCCAGGGATCCTCAGAAGGTGAAGGAGTTTCTCCAGGAAAAATATGAGAAGAAGAGATG GTATGTCCCCCCAGACCAAGTCAAGGGGCCCGCTTATACCAAAGGCAGTGCCTCCACCCCCATCCAGGGCTCCGTCCCAGAAGGGAAGCCCCTGCGGACTCTTCTAGGGGATCCCGTgccatctctctctgctgctgcctcCACCTCTAGCCAG TCTGTCAGTCAGTCTCAGCCTCGGACGTCCCAGCCCCGGAGCTCCCAGCCACCTGCCCACTCCTCAGTCAAGAAAGCCAGTACTGACCTGCTGGCTGACATAGGTGGAGACCCCTTTGCTGCTCCCCAGGTGGCAccagcttttgctgcattcccAGCCTTTGGGG GCCAGACACCTTCCCACGGAGGCTTTGCCAACTTTGATGCCTTTGGCAGTAGCCCTGCCTCTTCTGCATTTGGAAGCATTCCTCCAGCTGGCCAAGGCCCGTTCCAGGCCCAGCCAACACCCACAG GGAGCAGCCACGTGACTCCATTTGGTGCCTCTCCTCTAGCACCTGCCAGTCAGCCCAACAGCCTCGCAGATATGGGCAGCCTCCTGGGGCCCGGAGTGCCAGCTGGAGGTGTCCCTAGCAG CATCTTCGGGGTGGCCGGCCAGGTCCCCACGCTCCAGTCGGCCACAGCTGGTGGAAGCAGCGGCACAGGGCTTGCCTTTGGAG CCTCCACCAACCCTTTCACAGCGCCTGCTGCTCACCCCCAGCTGCCTCCCACCAACCCGTTCCAGCCCGATGGCCTGGCCGCAG GGCCCAGCTTTGGGATGAGCAGTGCTGGGCCTGGCTTCCCCCAGACAGTGCCACCCACCAGGGCCTTTGTCAGCACCTTCCCACCACCGCTGTTCCCCCCACAGACCTCGATGACTCAGCAACAGAATG GCTCTTCCTTCAGTGACTTAGGATCAGCCAAACTGGGGCAGAGGCAACTCAGCCAGCCATCTGGGACATCCACCAACCCCTTCATG ACTGGATCCTCATCAAGCCCGTTTGCCTCCAAACCTCCAACCACCAACCCATTTTTGTAG
- the LOC101100432 gene encoding insulin receptor substrate 1-like isoform X2, translating to MMKRGGGGPTAAPEAELGDVPLVLPRPRACPADVRLCGHLRKQKSQRRRFFVLRADPPSLECYESEKKFRAGRAPPKLIVSLAGACTISTRVDARQRHLILLYTRDRSLGVAAACEAEQQAWYSALLEVRAAAGPSFHEDPKAWILAPFQDVWPVTLRPKGLGRTRGLGSGRYRLCLGSGVLSLLRKPKGRGSRDTQASPPPALRLSLLSVRRCGHADSLFFLELGRSAPTGPGELWLQAPDAVVAQSIHETVLAAMKRLGDDDAGGRTEPLPRDPPTSSYRPSVSQPYATLASAAQSSSLSHRGSVGERKEKATPETLAALATAASHPGELERGGGYVAMGAGSNYEAMGGGQAGGYMVMAPRGLAAFAHAPPHEQLQGCGGTEYVPMSHFLPGSFSLSSLPYSYTPRPRRPGPSFQGPPPAVGECWGPTGAHPCLQPPSELAGEYVCIRYVAPHHLGMSTAIQDPAKNRLNYVDLDLLPPLEAQGDTPGSSIHHPHSYARIDFQNLREVQSS from the exons ATGATGAAGCGGGGAGGCGGTGGTCCCACGGCGGCCCCAGAGGCCGAGCTGGGCGACGTGCCCCTGGTACTGCCGCGGCCCAGGGCCTGTCCCGCTGACGTGCGGCTCTGCGGCCACCTTCGGAAGCAGAAGTCCCAGCGCCGCCGCTTCTTCGTGCTGCGCGCGGATCCGCCGAGCCTAGAGTGCTACGAGAGCGAGAAGAAGTTCCGCGCCGGCCGAGCGCCGCCCAAGCTCATCGTGAGCCTGGCGGGCGCGTGCACCATCAGCACGCGCGTGGACGCGCGCCAGCGCCACCTGATCCTCCTGTACACGCGTGACCGCAGCCTGGGCGTGGCGGCGGCCTGCGAGGCGGAGCAGCAGGCGTGGTACAGCGCCCTGCTTGAGGTGCGCGCGGCCGCTG GTCCCAGCTTTCACGAGGACCCCAAGGCCTGGATCCTTGCTCCATTTCAGGACGTCTGGCCCGTGACGCTGCGGCCCAAGGGACTGGGGAGGACACGAGGCCTGGGCAGCGGCCGCTATCGCCTGTGCCTGGGTTCGGGGGTGCTGAGCCTGCTGCGGAAGCCCAAGGGCAGAGGCTCTCGGGACACCCAGGCTTCGCCGCCGCCGGCCCTGCGCCTGTCGCTGCTCAGCGTGCGCCGCTGCGGCCACGCAGACTCCCTCTTCTTCCTGGAACTCGGCCGCTCGGCGCCCACGGGCCCCGGGGAGCTGTGGCTACAGGCGCCGGATGCCGTGGTGGCCCAAAGCATTCACGAGACCGTACTGGCCGCCATGAAGCGACTCGGGGATGATGATGCCGGTGGCAGGACTGAGCCACTGCCAAGGGATCCCCCGACGAGCTCTtacagaccctctgtctcccaaCCTTATGCGACCCTGGCCTCGGCAGCCCAATCAAGCAGCCTGAGCCATCGCGGGAGTGTGggtgagaggaaggagaaagcaacCCCTGAGACCCTGGCGGCGCTGGCGACTGCAGCTTCGCACCCTGGGGAATTGGAGCGGGGCGGGGGCTACGTAGCCATGGGAGCTGGGAGCAACTACGAGGCCATGGGGGGTGGCCAAGCAGGTGGTTACATGGTGATGGCACCCCGGGGCCTTGCGGCGTTTGCCCATGCCCCTCCCCACGAGCAGCTCCAGGGGTGCGGGGGCACTGAATACGTGCCCATGAGCCACTTTCTGCCAGGGTCCTTTTCCTTGAGCTCCCTGCCCTATTCCTATACGCCCAGGCCCAGGAGGCCGGGACCTTCTTTCCAAGGCCCCCCTCCCGCCGTCGGGGAATGTTGGGGACCGACAGGGGCTCATCCCTGCTTGCAACCACCTTCGGAGCTAGCAGGAGAGTATGTGTGCATCAGGTACGTGGCCCCACACCACTTAGGAATGAGCACTGCCATACAAGACCCGGCCAAAAACCGCCTCAACTATGTAGACCTGGACCTGCTCCCTCCATTGGAGGCTCAAGGCGACACCCCGGGGTCCAGCATTCACCACCCACACAGCTATGCCCGCATCGACTTCCAGAACCTCAGGGAGGTTCAG AGTTCTTGA
- the LOC101100432 gene encoding insulin receptor substrate 1-like isoform X1, giving the protein MMKRGGGGPTAAPEAELGDVPLVLPRPRACPADVRLCGHLRKQKSQRRRFFVLRADPPSLECYESEKKFRAGRAPPKLIVSLAGACTISTRVDARQRHLILLYTRDRSLGVAAACEAEQQAWYSALLEVRAAAGPSFHEDPKAWILAPFQDVWPVTLRPKGLGRTRGLGSGRYRLCLGSGVLSLLRKPKGRGSRDTQASPPPALRLSLLSVRRCGHADSLFFLELGRSAPTGPGELWLQAPDAVVAQSIHETVLAAMKRLGDDDAGGRTEPLPRDPPTSSYRPSVSQPYATLASAAQSSSLSHRGSVGERKEKATPETLAALATAASHPGELERGGGYVAMGAGSNYEAMGGGQAGGYMVMAPRGLAAFAHAPPHEQLQGCGGTEYVPMSHFLPGSFSLSSLPYSYTPRPRRPGPSFQGPPPAVGECWGPTGAHPCLQPPSELAGEYVCIRYVAPHHLGMSTAIQDPAKNRLNYVDLDLLPPLEAQGDTPGSSIHHPHSYARIDFQNLREVQVRRHRQPPPV; this is encoded by the exons ATGATGAAGCGGGGAGGCGGTGGTCCCACGGCGGCCCCAGAGGCCGAGCTGGGCGACGTGCCCCTGGTACTGCCGCGGCCCAGGGCCTGTCCCGCTGACGTGCGGCTCTGCGGCCACCTTCGGAAGCAGAAGTCCCAGCGCCGCCGCTTCTTCGTGCTGCGCGCGGATCCGCCGAGCCTAGAGTGCTACGAGAGCGAGAAGAAGTTCCGCGCCGGCCGAGCGCCGCCCAAGCTCATCGTGAGCCTGGCGGGCGCGTGCACCATCAGCACGCGCGTGGACGCGCGCCAGCGCCACCTGATCCTCCTGTACACGCGTGACCGCAGCCTGGGCGTGGCGGCGGCCTGCGAGGCGGAGCAGCAGGCGTGGTACAGCGCCCTGCTTGAGGTGCGCGCGGCCGCTG GTCCCAGCTTTCACGAGGACCCCAAGGCCTGGATCCTTGCTCCATTTCAGGACGTCTGGCCCGTGACGCTGCGGCCCAAGGGACTGGGGAGGACACGAGGCCTGGGCAGCGGCCGCTATCGCCTGTGCCTGGGTTCGGGGGTGCTGAGCCTGCTGCGGAAGCCCAAGGGCAGAGGCTCTCGGGACACCCAGGCTTCGCCGCCGCCGGCCCTGCGCCTGTCGCTGCTCAGCGTGCGCCGCTGCGGCCACGCAGACTCCCTCTTCTTCCTGGAACTCGGCCGCTCGGCGCCCACGGGCCCCGGGGAGCTGTGGCTACAGGCGCCGGATGCCGTGGTGGCCCAAAGCATTCACGAGACCGTACTGGCCGCCATGAAGCGACTCGGGGATGATGATGCCGGTGGCAGGACTGAGCCACTGCCAAGGGATCCCCCGACGAGCTCTtacagaccctctgtctcccaaCCTTATGCGACCCTGGCCTCGGCAGCCCAATCAAGCAGCCTGAGCCATCGCGGGAGTGTGggtgagaggaaggagaaagcaacCCCTGAGACCCTGGCGGCGCTGGCGACTGCAGCTTCGCACCCTGGGGAATTGGAGCGGGGCGGGGGCTACGTAGCCATGGGAGCTGGGAGCAACTACGAGGCCATGGGGGGTGGCCAAGCAGGTGGTTACATGGTGATGGCACCCCGGGGCCTTGCGGCGTTTGCCCATGCCCCTCCCCACGAGCAGCTCCAGGGGTGCGGGGGCACTGAATACGTGCCCATGAGCCACTTTCTGCCAGGGTCCTTTTCCTTGAGCTCCCTGCCCTATTCCTATACGCCCAGGCCCAGGAGGCCGGGACCTTCTTTCCAAGGCCCCCCTCCCGCCGTCGGGGAATGTTGGGGACCGACAGGGGCTCATCCCTGCTTGCAACCACCTTCGGAGCTAGCAGGAGAGTATGTGTGCATCAGGTACGTGGCCCCACACCACTTAGGAATGAGCACTGCCATACAAGACCCGGCCAAAAACCGCCTCAACTATGTAGACCTGGACCTGCTCCCTCCATTGGAGGCTCAAGGCGACACCCCGGGGTCCAGCATTCACCACCCACACAGCTATGCCCGCATCGACTTCCAGAACCTCAGGGAGGTTCAGGTGAGGAGACACAGGCAGCCCCCTCCAGTCTAG